The Pseudoliparis swirei isolate HS2019 ecotype Mariana Trench chromosome 16, NWPU_hadal_v1, whole genome shotgun sequence genome includes a window with the following:
- the vill gene encoding villin-1 isoform X1 — protein sequence MESRAASMNKKPWSKVTARPSLRQTQHKFSRMMSDDNQDTFRNVSQKPGLQIWTINNMQMVPVPAQGFGNFFEGDCYIVLNISQNKGSGQSADVHYWIGKSSSQDEQGAAAIYVTQLDEHLGGSPVQHREVQGNESPRFRSYFKNGLIYKKGGVASGFQHVETNVYNVLRLLHVKGRKHVTAAEVELSWNSFNNGDIFLLDMGKAIVQWNGPQSNRREKLKAVLLAQDIRDRERGGRAQIGLVEGGDEQDSPELMKVMMAVLGQRTGQLKDATPDDKPDQVQKTNVRLYHVFENNGNLVVQEVATQPLTQDLLHSSDCYIADQRGSCVMVWKGKQASKEERKEAFNRAVGYIKAKNYPSSTSVEVMTEGGESAMFKHLFKSWRDKGQTQGLGTTYSVGKIAKVDQVKFDVMELHARPELAAQQRMVDDGSGDVKVWRIEDLEVAEVNPNTYGQFYGGDCYLVLYTYEISNRRHHILYMWQGRHATKDEITACAYQAVNIDNKYNGAPVQVRVVMGKEPRHFLAIFKGKLIIFEGGTGRPGVVIPEQGARLFQVRGTNELNTKSTEVLARAASLNTNDVFLLKTNHICYLWYGKGCSGDERVMGRAMSDVLSKQDKQVVMEGQEPAELWVALGGKAPYACDKRLQVEEPPHSPRLFECSNQIGQFRMTEVEDYAQGDLDEEDVMLLDTWEEIFFWVGNLANQYETKEAWNSAQEYLRTHPAGRDLDTPIIIVKQGYEPPTFTGWFNAWDTHKWSGGNSYEEMKKKLSDPASLSQITVDLQNFNPNKSPVGVSRGGYRAPGGPTSSPPGHRFQGGDLSPRPSTPTSPSTQRSQNSVSMNMSPSSSFNPSSPGGGTVSPSAGSSGMYMNPELIDNKSPGELQKVNPSQREDALSDLEFENVVGTTRSAFKRLPSWRQTDLKKKAGLF from the exons ATGGAGTCCAGGGCTGCATCTATGAATAAGAAGCCGTGGTCGAAG GTCACAGCGAGGCCTTCTCTCCGCCAGACCCAACACAAG TTCAGCAGAATGATGAGTGATGACAATCAAGACACATTTAGAAATGTCAGCCAGAAGCCCGGCCTGCAGATATGGACCATCAAT AACATGCAGATGGTCCCTGTTCCAGCTCAAGGCTTTGGTAACTTCTTTGAGGGAGACTGTTACATTGTTCTCAAT ATAAGTCAGAATAAGGGCTCTGGCCAGTCGGCTGACGTCCACTACTGGATCGGAAAGTCCTCTTCTCAGGATGAGCAAGGGGCCGCAGCCATCTACGTCACCCAGCTGGACGAGCACCTGGGTGGGAGTCCGGTCCAGCACAGGGAGGTGCAGGGTAACGAGTCTCCACGGTTCAGGAGCTACTTCAAAAATGGCCTCAT CTACAAGAAGGGTGGCGTGGCCTCAGGTTTTCAGCACGTCGAGACAAACGTCTACAACGTCCTGCGACTGCTGCACGTCAAAGGGAGGAAGCATGTCACAGCGGCAGAG gtGGAGTTGTCATGGAACAGCTTTAACAATGGAGATATATTCCTGCTTGATATGGGGAAAGCCATCGTGCAGTGGAACGGCCCTCAGAGCAACAGGAGAGAGAAGCTCAAG GCAGTGTTGTTGGCTCAGGACATCCGGGACCGTGAGAGAGGAGGTCGAGCTCAGATCGgcctggtggagggaggagatgagcaGGACTCCCCGGAGCTCATGAAAGTCATGATGGCGGTGCTCGGCCAAAGAACCGGGCAGCTGAAGGACGCCACTCCTGATGATAAACCTGACCAGGTGCAGAAGACTAACGTCAGACTCTACCA cGTTTTTGAAAATAACGGAAATCTAGTGGTTCAAGAAGTGGCCACGCAGCCTCTAACCCAAGATCTGCTGCACTCCTCT GACTGTTACATCGCGGACCAGAGAGGCTCCTGTGTGATGGTGTGGAAAGGCAAACAGGCCTCCAAGGAGGAGCGGAAAGAAGCTttcaacagggcagtg GGCTACATCAAAGCCAAGAACTACCCGTCCAGCACCAGTGTGGAGGTGATGACCGAGGGAGGGGAGTCCGCGATGTTCAAGCACCTGTTCAAATCCTGGAGAGATAAAGGGCAAACTCAGGGTCTTGGTACCACCTACAGCGTGGGGAAGATAG CCAAGGTGGACCAGGTGAAGTTTGATGTGATGGAGCTCCACGCGCGTCCTGAACTGGCAGCACAGCAGCGCATGGTGGACGACGGCTCTGGAGATGTTAAG GTGTGGCGTATCGAGGACTTGGAGGTGGCCGAAGTAAATCCCAATACTTATGGACAGTTTTACGGAGGAGACTGCTACTTGGTGCTGTACACATATGAAATATCAAACCGGCGGCATCACATACTCTACATGTGGCAG GGCCGTCATGCCACTAAAGATGAGATCACAGCTTGCGCCTACCAGGCCGTCAATATTGATAACAAGTACAATGGGGCCCCGGTCCAGGTCAGGGTGGTCATGGGAAAGGAGCCTCGCCATTTCCTTGCTATTTTCAAGGGAAAACTCATCATCTTTGAg GGCGGTACGGGCCGACCTGGGGTGGTCATCCCTGAACAAGGAGCCCGGCTATTCCAGGTCAGAGGGACTAACGAGCTGAACACCAAGTCCACTGAAGTGCTGGCGAGGGCCGCGTCGCTCAACACCAACGATGTCTTCCTGCTCAAGACCAACCACATATGCTACCTGTGGTATGGAAAG GGCTGCAGCGGGGATGAGAGGGTGATGGGGAGAGCGATGTCTGATGTGCTGTCCAAGCAGGACAAGCAGGTGGTGATGGAGGGCCAGGAGCCAGCTGAATTATGGGTTGCTCTGGGAGGAAAGGCGCCCTATGCTTGTGACAAGAG ACTACAGGTGGAGGAGCCCCCTCACAGTCCCCGGCTGTTCGAATGCTCCAATCAGATAGGTCAGTTCAGGATGACCGAGGTGGAAGACTACGCTCAGGGTGACCTGGACGAAGAGGATGTCATGCTGCTGGACACctgggaggag ATTTTCTTTTGGGTTGGAAACTTGGCCAACCAGTATGAGACCAAGGAGGCGTGGAATAGCGCGCAGGAGTACCTGAGGACTCACCCTGCAGGCCGCGACCTCGACACACCCATCATCATTGTCAAACAGGGTTATGAACCGCCCACGTTCACCGGCTGGTTCAATGCATGGGATACTCACAAGTGGAGC GGAGGCAACTCCTAtgaggagatgaaaaaaaagctgaGTGATCCAGCATCTCTCTCACAGATCACTGTT GATCTGCAAAACTTTAATCCCAATAAGAGTCCTGTTGGGGTTAGTAGAGGTGGGTACAGGGCTCCAGGAGGACCCACAAGCTCCCCTCCAGGCCACCGGTTCCAAGGAGGTGATCTGTCCCCCAGACCCTCTACTCCCACCAGCCCGTCCACCCAGAGATCCCAGAACTCTGTGTCCATGAACATGTCTCCCTCCTCGAGCTTCAATCCATCCTCCCCAGGTGGCGGCACTGTGTCCCCTTCTGCTGGAAGCTCTGGGATGTATATGAACCCGGAGCTCATCGACAACAAGTCTCCTGGTGAGCTGCAAAAGGTGAACCCCAgccagagagag GATGCCCTCTCTGATCTTGAGTTTGAGAACGTGGTCGGAACGACTCGCTCAGCCTTCAAGCGTCTGCCGAGCTGGAGGCAGACTGACTTGAAGAAGAAAGCGGGACTTTTCTGA
- the ctdspla gene encoding CTD (carboxy-terminal domain, RNA polymerase II, polypeptide A) small phosphatase-like a isoform X2: MDNTSIITQVANPKEEESISSSPDKVSQSNSSLKKHRSRSIFSLFFCCFRNYNEYHVETPPANNKTLSLPPPLEENGSPPKPPAKFLLPEVSIDDYGKNCVVIDLDETLVHSSFKPISNADFIVPVEIDGTVHQVYVLKRPHVDEFLQKMGELFECVLFTASLAKYADPVADLLDQWGVFRARLFRESCVFHRGNYVKDLSRLGRELSKVIIIDNSPASYIFHPENAVPVQSWFDDLMDTELLDLIPLFEGLSKEEDVYGLLQSLRNR; this comes from the exons TCTCCCAGTCCAACAGCAGCCTAAAGAAGCATCGCAGCCGGAGCATTTTCAGCCTTTTCTTCTGCTGCTTCCGCAACTACAATGAGTACCACGTCGAGACACCGCCCGCCAACAACAAGACACTTTCTCTGCCCCCGCCGCTAGAGGAGAACGGCAGTCCTCCCAAG cctccagCCAAGTTCCTCCTGCCAGAGGTCAGTATCGATGACTACGGCAAGAACTGTGTGGTGATCGACCTGGACGAAACCCTCGTACACAGCTCCTTCAAG CCCATCAGCAATGCAGACTTCATTGTTCCAGTGGAGATTGATGGGACTGTTCATCAG GTGTACGTGCTGAAGAGGCCCCACGTGGACGAGTTCCTCCAGAAGATGGGGGAGCTCTTCGAATGCGTCCTCTTCACAGCGAGCTTAGCCAAG TACGCCGACCCTGTGGCAGACCTGCTGGACCAGTGGGGGGTGTTTCGCGCCCGGCTCTTCAGGGAATCATGTGTTTTCCACAGAGGAAACTACGTCAAAGACCTCAGCCGGCTGGGCCGAGAGCTCAGCAAAGTCATCATCATAGACAACTCGCCTGCCTCCTATATCTTCCACCCTGAGAATGCA GTCCCAGTGCAGTCCTGGTTCGACGACTTGATGGACACAGAGCTGCTCGACCTGATTCCTCTGTTTGAGGGCCTCAGTAAGGAGGAGGACGTTTACGGTCTGTTACAGAGCCTGAGGAACAGGTAG
- the ctdspla gene encoding CTD (carboxy-terminal domain, RNA polymerase II, polypeptide A) small phosphatase-like a isoform X1, with amino-acid sequence MDNTSIITQVANPKEEESISSSPDKVSQSNSSLKKHRSRSIFSLFFCCFRNYNEYHVETPPANNKTLSLPPPLEENGSPPKCDQVQVIPIPSPPAKFLLPEVSIDDYGKNCVVIDLDETLVHSSFKPISNADFIVPVEIDGTVHQVYVLKRPHVDEFLQKMGELFECVLFTASLAKYADPVADLLDQWGVFRARLFRESCVFHRGNYVKDLSRLGRELSKVIIIDNSPASYIFHPENAVPVQSWFDDLMDTELLDLIPLFEGLSKEEDVYGLLQSLRNR; translated from the exons TCTCCCAGTCCAACAGCAGCCTAAAGAAGCATCGCAGCCGGAGCATTTTCAGCCTTTTCTTCTGCTGCTTCCGCAACTACAATGAGTACCACGTCGAGACACCGCCCGCCAACAACAAGACACTTTCTCTGCCCCCGCCGCTAGAGGAGAACGGCAGTCCTCCCAAG TGTGACCAGGTCCAGGTCATCCCCATCCCCagt cctccagCCAAGTTCCTCCTGCCAGAGGTCAGTATCGATGACTACGGCAAGAACTGTGTGGTGATCGACCTGGACGAAACCCTCGTACACAGCTCCTTCAAG CCCATCAGCAATGCAGACTTCATTGTTCCAGTGGAGATTGATGGGACTGTTCATCAG GTGTACGTGCTGAAGAGGCCCCACGTGGACGAGTTCCTCCAGAAGATGGGGGAGCTCTTCGAATGCGTCCTCTTCACAGCGAGCTTAGCCAAG TACGCCGACCCTGTGGCAGACCTGCTGGACCAGTGGGGGGTGTTTCGCGCCCGGCTCTTCAGGGAATCATGTGTTTTCCACAGAGGAAACTACGTCAAAGACCTCAGCCGGCTGGGCCGAGAGCTCAGCAAAGTCATCATCATAGACAACTCGCCTGCCTCCTATATCTTCCACCCTGAGAATGCA GTCCCAGTGCAGTCCTGGTTCGACGACTTGATGGACACAGAGCTGCTCGACCTGATTCCTCTGTTTGAGGGCCTCAGTAAGGAGGAGGACGTTTACGGTCTGTTACAGAGCCTGAGGAACAGGTAG
- the vill gene encoding villin-1 isoform X2, translating into MESRAASMNKKPWSKVTARPSLRQTQHKFSRMMSDDNQDTFRNVSQKPGLQIWTINNMQMVPVPAQGFGNFFEGDCYIVLNISQNKGSGQSADVHYWIGKSSSQDEQGAAAIYVTQLDEHLGGSPVQHREVQGNESPRFRSYFKNGLIYKKGGVASGFQHVETNVYNVLRLLHVKGRKHVTAAEVELSWNSFNNGDIFLLDMGKAIVQWNGPQSNRREKLKAVLLAQDIRDRERGGRAQIGLVEGGDEQDSPELMKVMMAVLGQRTGQLKDATPDDKPDQVQKTNVRLYHVFENNGNLVVQEVATQPLTQDLLHSSDCYIADQRGSCVMVWKGKQASKEERKEAFNRAVGYIKAKNYPSSTSVEVMTEGGESAMFKHLFKSWRDKGQTQGLGTTYSVGKIAKVDQVKFDVMELHARPELAAQQRMVDDGSGDVKVWRIEDLEVAEVNPNTYGQFYGGDCYLVLYTYEISNRRHHILYMWQGRHATKDEITACAYQAVNIDNKYNGAPVQVRVVMGKEPRHFLAIFKGKLIIFEGGTGRPGVVIPEQGARLFQVRGTNELNTKSTEVLARAASLNTNDVFLLKTNHICYLWYGKGCSGDERVMGRAMSDVLSKQDKQVVMEGQEPAELWVALGGKAPYACDKRLQVEEPPHSPRLFECSNQIGQFRMTEVEDYAQGDLDEEDVMLLDTWEEIFFWVGNLANQYETKEAWNSAQEYLRTHPAGRDLDTPIIIVKQGYEPPTFTGWFNAWDTHKWSDLQNFNPNKSPVGVSRGGYRAPGGPTSSPPGHRFQGGDLSPRPSTPTSPSTQRSQNSVSMNMSPSSSFNPSSPGGGTVSPSAGSSGMYMNPELIDNKSPGELQKVNPSQREDALSDLEFENVVGTTRSAFKRLPSWRQTDLKKKAGLF; encoded by the exons ATGGAGTCCAGGGCTGCATCTATGAATAAGAAGCCGTGGTCGAAG GTCACAGCGAGGCCTTCTCTCCGCCAGACCCAACACAAG TTCAGCAGAATGATGAGTGATGACAATCAAGACACATTTAGAAATGTCAGCCAGAAGCCCGGCCTGCAGATATGGACCATCAAT AACATGCAGATGGTCCCTGTTCCAGCTCAAGGCTTTGGTAACTTCTTTGAGGGAGACTGTTACATTGTTCTCAAT ATAAGTCAGAATAAGGGCTCTGGCCAGTCGGCTGACGTCCACTACTGGATCGGAAAGTCCTCTTCTCAGGATGAGCAAGGGGCCGCAGCCATCTACGTCACCCAGCTGGACGAGCACCTGGGTGGGAGTCCGGTCCAGCACAGGGAGGTGCAGGGTAACGAGTCTCCACGGTTCAGGAGCTACTTCAAAAATGGCCTCAT CTACAAGAAGGGTGGCGTGGCCTCAGGTTTTCAGCACGTCGAGACAAACGTCTACAACGTCCTGCGACTGCTGCACGTCAAAGGGAGGAAGCATGTCACAGCGGCAGAG gtGGAGTTGTCATGGAACAGCTTTAACAATGGAGATATATTCCTGCTTGATATGGGGAAAGCCATCGTGCAGTGGAACGGCCCTCAGAGCAACAGGAGAGAGAAGCTCAAG GCAGTGTTGTTGGCTCAGGACATCCGGGACCGTGAGAGAGGAGGTCGAGCTCAGATCGgcctggtggagggaggagatgagcaGGACTCCCCGGAGCTCATGAAAGTCATGATGGCGGTGCTCGGCCAAAGAACCGGGCAGCTGAAGGACGCCACTCCTGATGATAAACCTGACCAGGTGCAGAAGACTAACGTCAGACTCTACCA cGTTTTTGAAAATAACGGAAATCTAGTGGTTCAAGAAGTGGCCACGCAGCCTCTAACCCAAGATCTGCTGCACTCCTCT GACTGTTACATCGCGGACCAGAGAGGCTCCTGTGTGATGGTGTGGAAAGGCAAACAGGCCTCCAAGGAGGAGCGGAAAGAAGCTttcaacagggcagtg GGCTACATCAAAGCCAAGAACTACCCGTCCAGCACCAGTGTGGAGGTGATGACCGAGGGAGGGGAGTCCGCGATGTTCAAGCACCTGTTCAAATCCTGGAGAGATAAAGGGCAAACTCAGGGTCTTGGTACCACCTACAGCGTGGGGAAGATAG CCAAGGTGGACCAGGTGAAGTTTGATGTGATGGAGCTCCACGCGCGTCCTGAACTGGCAGCACAGCAGCGCATGGTGGACGACGGCTCTGGAGATGTTAAG GTGTGGCGTATCGAGGACTTGGAGGTGGCCGAAGTAAATCCCAATACTTATGGACAGTTTTACGGAGGAGACTGCTACTTGGTGCTGTACACATATGAAATATCAAACCGGCGGCATCACATACTCTACATGTGGCAG GGCCGTCATGCCACTAAAGATGAGATCACAGCTTGCGCCTACCAGGCCGTCAATATTGATAACAAGTACAATGGGGCCCCGGTCCAGGTCAGGGTGGTCATGGGAAAGGAGCCTCGCCATTTCCTTGCTATTTTCAAGGGAAAACTCATCATCTTTGAg GGCGGTACGGGCCGACCTGGGGTGGTCATCCCTGAACAAGGAGCCCGGCTATTCCAGGTCAGAGGGACTAACGAGCTGAACACCAAGTCCACTGAAGTGCTGGCGAGGGCCGCGTCGCTCAACACCAACGATGTCTTCCTGCTCAAGACCAACCACATATGCTACCTGTGGTATGGAAAG GGCTGCAGCGGGGATGAGAGGGTGATGGGGAGAGCGATGTCTGATGTGCTGTCCAAGCAGGACAAGCAGGTGGTGATGGAGGGCCAGGAGCCAGCTGAATTATGGGTTGCTCTGGGAGGAAAGGCGCCCTATGCTTGTGACAAGAG ACTACAGGTGGAGGAGCCCCCTCACAGTCCCCGGCTGTTCGAATGCTCCAATCAGATAGGTCAGTTCAGGATGACCGAGGTGGAAGACTACGCTCAGGGTGACCTGGACGAAGAGGATGTCATGCTGCTGGACACctgggaggag ATTTTCTTTTGGGTTGGAAACTTGGCCAACCAGTATGAGACCAAGGAGGCGTGGAATAGCGCGCAGGAGTACCTGAGGACTCACCCTGCAGGCCGCGACCTCGACACACCCATCATCATTGTCAAACAGGGTTATGAACCGCCCACGTTCACCGGCTGGTTCAATGCATGGGATACTCACAAGTGGAGC GATCTGCAAAACTTTAATCCCAATAAGAGTCCTGTTGGGGTTAGTAGAGGTGGGTACAGGGCTCCAGGAGGACCCACAAGCTCCCCTCCAGGCCACCGGTTCCAAGGAGGTGATCTGTCCCCCAGACCCTCTACTCCCACCAGCCCGTCCACCCAGAGATCCCAGAACTCTGTGTCCATGAACATGTCTCCCTCCTCGAGCTTCAATCCATCCTCCCCAGGTGGCGGCACTGTGTCCCCTTCTGCTGGAAGCTCTGGGATGTATATGAACCCGGAGCTCATCGACAACAAGTCTCCTGGTGAGCTGCAAAAGGTGAACCCCAgccagagagag GATGCCCTCTCTGATCTTGAGTTTGAGAACGTGGTCGGAACGACTCGCTCAGCCTTCAAGCGTCTGCCGAGCTGGAGGCAGACTGACTTGAAGAAGAAAGCGGGACTTTTCTGA